A section of the Triticum dicoccoides isolate Atlit2015 ecotype Zavitan chromosome 7A, WEW_v2.0, whole genome shotgun sequence genome encodes:
- the LOC119333070 gene encoding peroxidase 1-like gives MCHAALEWSCSRAVSCADILAFAAHDNITLTGNVVYSVLAGRHNGRVSIEKDALDNLPPPMFTAQQLIDRFKNRTITTEEMVLLSGAHTAGRSFSSSFIRRIWNGNTTIVDAGLSPSYAAQLRVLCPLNTSQATAPIDPGSPNMLDNNYYKLLPRGMGLFFSDNQLRVDGNLNVLVNRFAANETLWKERFAAAMVKMGRIHVQTGSCGQVRLNCNVVNPTLSSVCLADSVEEDGLVAKS, from the exons ATGTGCCACGCAG CCCTCGAATGGAGCTGCTCCCGCGCCGTCTCTTGCGCCGACATCCTGGCCTTCGCAGCGCACGACAACATCACCCTTACGGGCAACGTTGTCTACTCTGTCCTAGCCGGCCGCCACAACGGGAGGGTCTCCATCGAGAAGGACGCCCTCGATAACCTGCCCCCGCCCATGTTCACCGCGCAGCAGCTCATCGACCGGTTCAAGAACAGGACCATCACCACCGAGGAGATGGTCCTCCTCTCCGGCGCCCACAccgccggccgctccttcagctcgtccttcATCCGCCGCATTTGGAACGGCAACACAACCATA GTGGATGCAGGGCTGAGCCCGTCGTACGCGGCGCAGCTGCGGGTGCTGTGCCCGTTGAACACGTCGCAGGCGACGGCGCCGATCGACCCGGGCTCGCCCAACATGCTGGACAACAACTACTATAAGCTGCTGCCGCGCGGCATGGGGCTCTTCTTCTCCGACAACCAGCTGCGGGTCGACGGCAACCTCAACGTGCTGGTGAACCGATTCGCGGCCAACGAGACCCTGTGGAAGGAGCGCTTCGCGGCGGccatggtgaagatgggccgcatcCATGTGCAGACCGGGAGCTGCGGCCAGGTGCGCCTCAACTGCAACGTCGTCAACCCGACGTTGTCGTCGGTCTGCCTGGCGGACTCCGTCGAAGAGGATGGACTCGTCGCCAAGAGCTAG